In the Amblyraja radiata isolate CabotCenter1 chromosome 13, sAmbRad1.1.pri, whole genome shotgun sequence genome, one interval contains:
- the LOC116980136 gene encoding paraneoplastic antigen Ma1 homolog, protein MATQADSQLAAKLHSWCSEACLDPNHAFVLFDVPTNTDQADIEETVQTVKALGRVKVRDVQSDIQTGSNLVLCECREVVQPDRIPPQLQPVKGGSEWKIFLFNEPVSPAEDFLAKLNKLMTDEGKSVNDVQAMLTTETPQGSSPESIIRAVGDLLGKTMRPTSENNAFRRLRMFSGNLPTPPGEESLDHWLEQAYLMIEECDCSEREKRKRIVESLKGPALEIIQAVRLNDPDAGPDCYVKALESAFGTPVSGEDLYFAFRSLHQQSGEKLSDFLRRLERSLIKVVQKAGLLSHRADHARIHQLIRGATDSDMMLLQLRLRERKEKPPTFLKLLNEIREGEEYETARRKLTTTVRQVQVRDQANTKATEDQKLKAEIQELRAELGELREKQ, encoded by the coding sequence ATGGCTACTCAAGCAGACTCTCAGTTAGCAGCTAAGCTTCATAGCTGGTGTAGTGAAGCATGCTTAGACCCAAACCATGCTTTTGTCCTGTTTGACGTGCCGACTAATACTGACCAAGCAGACATTGAAGAGACTGTTCAGACAGTAAAGGCACTTGGGAGAGTAAAGGTACGGGACGTCCAAAGTGACATTCAGACTGGCAGCAACCTGGTACTCTGTGAATGCCGTGAAGTTGTACAGCCAGATCGCATTCCCCCCCAActgcagccagtgaagggaggctcaGAATGGAAAATTTTCCTCTTCAATGAACCTGTGAGCCCAGCTGAAGATTTTTTAGCTAAGCTAAACAAACTAATGACTGATGAAGGAAAATCAGTAAATGATGTTCAAGCCATGCTGACTACAGAGACTCCACAAGGAAGCTCCCCAGAGTCCATCATCCGAGCAGTGGGAGACCTGTTGGGAAAAACGATGAGACCTACCAGTGAGAACAATGCATTTCGACGTCTGCGGATGTTCTCTGGAAACCTTCCCACACCGCCAGGAGAGGAGAGCCTTGACCATTGGCTCGAACAAGCCTATCTAATGATTGAAGAATGTGACTGCTCTGAACGTGAGAAACGAAAGAGAATAGTCGAGAGCTTAAAGGGGCCGGCCCTGGAAATAATTCAGGCTGTACGACTAAACGACCCAGATGCTGGCCCTGACTGCTATGTAAAGGCCTTGGAAAGTGCCTTTGGCACGCCTGTGTCAGGAGAAGACTTATATTTTGCCTTCAGGAGCCTTCACCAACAGTCTGGTGAAAAGCTCTCTGACTTTTTAAGGAGGCTGGAACGCTCGTTGATCAAAGTAGTGCAGAAAGCAGGCCTTCTCAGCCACAGAGCCGATCATGCTCGAATTCACCAACTCATTAGAGGTGCTACTGACTCTGATATGATGCTGTTACAGTTGAGATtgagagaaagaaaagagaaacctcCTACCTTCTTAAAGCTCCTAAATGAGATTCGTGAAGGGGAGGAATATGAGACAGCTCGACGAAAATTAACTACAACAGTAAGACAAGTACAAGTCAGAGACCAAGCCAATACCAAAGCTACAGAAGACCAAAAGTTGAAGGCAGAGATTCAAGAGCTTCGTGCAGAGCTTGGTGAGCTAAGGGAAAAGCAGTAA